A section of the Pseudomonadota bacterium genome encodes:
- the prpC gene encoding 2-methylcitrate synthase encodes MSDKKSAGGLADIIAGETAIATVGKEGAGLTYRGYDIEDMAKNATFDEVAYLLHHGDLPNRGQLDTYLGKLQGMRGLPQALKDVLENTPADCHPMDVLRTGCSVLGNLEPEGDFSNQTDVADRLLACFPSMLMYWHRYHTDGVRIDTETDDDSVAGHFLHLLHGKPPGDFHRRVLDISLILYAEHEFNASTFAARVIAATLSDFHSAVAGAIGALRGPLHGGANEAAMALIERFDNAEQATEGIHEALAQKEKIMGFGHRVYKTSDPRNVVIKELSRQLSEEVGDTRLFAVSEAIDKVMWDEKKLFPNADFYSATAYHFMGIPTQLFTPIFVCSRITGWSAHIMEQRADNRLIRPAADYIGPGLRQWMPVEERD; translated from the coding sequence ATGAGTGACAAGAAAAGCGCTGGCGGTCTGGCCGACATAATCGCCGGGGAAACGGCGATTGCCACCGTCGGCAAGGAAGGCGCCGGGCTGACTTACCGCGGATACGACATCGAGGACATGGCGAAAAACGCCACCTTCGACGAAGTTGCCTACCTGTTGCATCATGGTGATCTGCCGAACCGCGGCCAGCTCGACACCTACCTGGGCAAACTCCAGGGCATGCGGGGCCTGCCGCAGGCGCTAAAGGACGTTCTGGAGAACACGCCGGCGGATTGCCACCCGATGGACGTGTTGCGTACCGGGTGCTCGGTTTTGGGAAACCTTGAGCCCGAAGGAGATTTCTCCAATCAGACGGACGTCGCTGACCGCTTGCTCGCCTGTTTTCCGTCGATGCTGATGTACTGGCATCGCTATCACACCGATGGCGTGCGTATCGACACGGAAACCGATGACGATTCGGTCGCCGGTCATTTCCTGCACCTGTTGCACGGCAAGCCGCCCGGTGATTTCCATCGCCGGGTGCTGGATATCTCACTGATTTTGTACGCGGAACACGAGTTCAATGCATCGACTTTTGCTGCCCGCGTCATTGCCGCGACACTGTCCGATTTCCACTCTGCCGTTGCCGGTGCAATTGGCGCCTTGCGCGGACCACTGCACGGCGGCGCCAACGAAGCCGCGATGGCGTTGATCGAGCGCTTCGACAACGCGGAACAGGCTACCGAGGGTATCCACGAGGCGCTTGCGCAGAAAGAGAAAATCATGGGTTTTGGCCACCGTGTCTATAAGACTTCGGACCCGCGTAACGTCGTGATCAAGGAACTGTCTCGGCAATTGTCGGAGGAAGTTGGCGATACGCGTTTGTTTGCCGTGTCCGAGGCGATCGACAAGGTGATGTGGGACGAAAAGAAACTGTTCCCCAATGCAGATTTCTACTCGGCGACGGCCTACCATTTCATGGGTATCCCGACGCAACTGTTCACGCCGATCTTCGTCTGTTCGCGCATCACCGGCTGGTCCGCCCATATCATGGAGCAACGCGCCGACAACCGGCTGATTCGCCCGGCTGCGGATTACATTGGTCCGGGATTGCGCCAATGGATGCCCGTCGAAGAACGTGATTGA
- the prpB gene encoding methylisocitrate lyase, translating to MSTIHSAGDSLWQAMGEESPLQVVGTINAFSALQARKSGFKAIYLSGAGVANASFGFPDLGITSLNDVCEDVRRICGAVELPLLVDADTGWGQAFMIARTAHDLCVAGAAGMHMEDQVGAKRCGHRPGKELVAAAEMADRIKAAVDGRPDDRFVVMARTDAHAVEGQQAAIDRAMHYVEAGADMIFAEALTELDEYREFAAQVGVPVLANITEFGKTPLFTVAELADAGVRLALYPLSAFRAMSKAAEKVYSALRKQGTQKTCTDAMQTRDELYEVLDYHEYERKLDELFAAEKS from the coding sequence ATGAGCACAATTCATTCAGCGGGTGACAGTCTCTGGCAGGCCATGGGCGAAGAAAGCCCGCTCCAGGTCGTGGGTACCATCAATGCGTTTAGCGCATTGCAGGCAAGAAAATCCGGTTTTAAAGCGATCTACCTGTCTGGCGCCGGTGTCGCCAACGCTTCTTTCGGCTTTCCCGATCTGGGTATCACCAGCCTCAACGATGTCTGCGAGGACGTTCGCAGAATCTGCGGCGCAGTCGAACTGCCATTGCTGGTGGATGCCGATACCGGCTGGGGCCAGGCATTTATGATTGCGCGCACGGCACACGATTTGTGTGTGGCCGGTGCGGCCGGCATGCACATGGAAGATCAGGTTGGCGCCAAGCGTTGTGGCCACAGGCCGGGCAAGGAACTGGTCGCGGCCGCTGAAATGGCCGACCGGATCAAGGCGGCGGTGGATGGCCGGCCGGACGATCGTTTCGTTGTCATGGCGCGCACCGATGCCCACGCGGTGGAAGGTCAGCAGGCCGCGATCGACCGGGCGATGCACTATGTGGAAGCGGGCGCCGATATGATTTTTGCCGAAGCGCTGACCGAGCTGGATGAATATCGGGAGTTCGCGGCCCAGGTCGGCGTGCCCGTGCTGGCCAACATCACCGAGTTTGGCAAAACGCCGCTATTTACCGTTGCCGAACTTGCCGATGCGGGCGTAAGGCTCGCCTTGTATCCGTTATCCGCCTTCCGGGCCATGAGCAAGGCCGCCGAGAAAGTGTACAGTGCCTTGCGTAAACAAGGCACGCAAAAAACCTGTACCGATGCCATGCAGACCCGCGATGAGTTGTACGAAGTTCTGGACTATCACGAATACGAGCGCAAGCTGGACGAGCTGTTTGCCGCAGAGAAGTCGTGA
- a CDS encoding oxidoreductase has translation METFKAFRIHNDDGKVSGRFETLTLDDLSAGEVVIRSSFSSINYKDALAATGVGKILRKFPLVGGIDVAGTVIHSDDSRYSAGDKVVVTGCGLGEEFDGGYAEIVRVKGDSVIPLPGGLSEAQAMTLGTAGFTAALAITRMERNGLVPGDGPVVVTGATGGVGSLAVDMLAGAGYRVTAVTGKADALPYLETLGATEILLREEIDFGSRALEKAIWAGAVDNVGGEMLTWLTRTMNWWGSIASIGLVGGHELHTTVMPFILRGINLLGINSMATPRELRLKIWQRLAGDLRPAHLERICTRVIAFDQLAGEFDDYLRGKNIGRSVVKIA, from the coding sequence ATGGAAACATTCAAAGCCTTTCGAATTCACAACGATGATGGAAAAGTCAGCGGCAGGTTTGAAACCCTGACCCTGGATGATCTGAGCGCAGGCGAGGTCGTTATCCGCTCGTCTTTCTCAAGCATCAACTACAAGGATGCGCTGGCGGCGACTGGCGTCGGCAAAATCCTGCGGAAATTCCCGCTGGTCGGCGGCATCGATGTGGCCGGCACGGTTATCCACAGCGATGACAGCCGCTATTCAGCAGGCGACAAGGTCGTGGTTACCGGTTGTGGACTGGGTGAAGAATTTGATGGTGGCTATGCCGAGATCGTCCGTGTCAAAGGCGACAGCGTGATTCCGCTTCCCGGCGGCCTCAGTGAGGCACAGGCGATGACGCTGGGTACCGCGGGGTTTACCGCGGCCCTGGCAATTACCCGCATGGAACGCAACGGGCTGGTTCCAGGTGACGGACCGGTGGTCGTAACCGGCGCCACCGGTGGTGTGGGCAGCCTGGCGGTGGACATGCTGGCCGGCGCGGGTTACCGGGTCACCGCGGTAACCGGCAAAGCTGACGCTCTGCCCTATCTGGAGACGCTGGGCGCCACTGAGATTTTGCTGCGCGAGGAAATCGATTTCGGCAGCCGGGCATTGGAAAAGGCGATCTGGGCCGGCGCAGTGGATAATGTCGGTGGCGAGATGCTGACCTGGCTGACCCGCACGATGAACTGGTGGGGAAGCATCGCCAGCATTGGGCTTGTCGGCGGTCACGAACTCCATACCACGGTGATGCCGTTCATATTGCGCGGGATAAACCTGCTGGGGATCAATTCGATGGCGACGCCGCGAGAGCTGCGCCTGAAAATATGGCAGCGCCTGGCCGGTGATCTCAGGCCGGCCCATCTGGAGCGTATTTGCACGCGGGTTATAGCCTTCGATCAGTTAGCCGGCGAATTCGACGATTACCTGCGGGGCAAAAATATCGGCCGCAGCGTCGTCAAAATTGCGTAA
- a CDS encoding MBL fold metallo-hydrolase, with product MTAKISEPRPDIIDQGNGVFAIDTGYLRPRMDASHLLVHRGRGAFVDTGTAHSVPLLLAALGRCGLSPADVEYVLLTHIHLDHAGGAGRLMHALPNATLVVHPRGKRHMIDPTKLIAGSIAVYGEKMYRQLYGELLPIPEDRIRVVEDGEKLKLADRELEFLHTPGHALHHYCIVDREADAIFSGDSFGVSYREFDTAAGAFIMPTTTPIHFDPEAAHASIDRLLSYQVSRMFLTHYSAVSSPEKLARDLHADIDAFVEITHQHADSDDRHSAMVSALYDYLGLRLDQHGCGLGQAERHRLLDPDIELNAQGLEYWLDRKTNG from the coding sequence ATGACAGCAAAGATCAGCGAGCCGAGGCCAGACATCATTGATCAGGGCAACGGCGTTTTCGCCATCGATACCGGTTATCTCAGGCCGCGAATGGATGCCAGCCATCTGCTCGTGCATCGAGGTCGGGGTGCGTTCGTGGACACCGGCACCGCGCATTCGGTGCCGCTGTTGCTGGCGGCGCTGGGTCGTTGCGGGCTGAGCCCTGCGGATGTTGAATATGTCCTGCTAACCCATATCCATCTCGACCATGCTGGCGGCGCTGGCCGGTTGATGCATGCATTACCCAACGCGACCCTGGTGGTGCATCCGCGTGGCAAAAGGCACATGATCGATCCAACGAAACTGATCGCCGGCAGCATCGCCGTTTATGGCGAAAAGATGTACCGGCAACTGTATGGTGAATTGCTGCCGATCCCCGAGGATCGAATCCGCGTGGTCGAAGACGGGGAAAAACTGAAACTCGCCGATCGCGAGCTGGAATTCCTGCACACGCCCGGCCATGCTCTGCATCATTATTGCATCGTGGATCGGGAAGCAGATGCGATCTTTAGCGGCGACAGTTTTGGCGTGTCCTATCGCGAGTTCGATACCGCGGCCGGTGCCTTCATCATGCCCACGACTACACCGATACACTTCGACCCCGAAGCTGCACATGCGTCCATAGACCGGCTGTTGAGTTACCAGGTCAGCCGAATGTTTCTGACCCATTACAGCGCCGTGTCATCACCGGAAAAACTGGCGCGCGATTTACATGCCGATATCGACGCCTTTGTTGAGATCACCCACCAGCATGCGGACAGCGATGATCGGCACAGCGCGATGGTCAGCGCATTGTACGACTATCTGGGCCTGCGCCTGGATCAGCATGGCTGCGGCCTGGGCCAGGCAGAAAGGCACCGCCTGCTTGACCCGGACATTGAACTCAACGCGCAGGGGCTGGAATACTGGCTGGATCGCAAGACGAATGGCTAG
- a CDS encoding cytochrome c codes for MRKHGVRIFAALAGAMLICAAAAADGDAVEGKQKSVVCASCHGVSGESVMPDYPVLAGQHQDYLEHTLKAYRSGERSNPIMAAFVATLSDADIADLAAYYAAQEGLFTLSR; via the coding sequence ATGAGAAAACACGGGGTTCGGATTTTCGCGGCACTGGCCGGAGCCATGCTGATTTGCGCTGCAGCCGCTGCCGATGGCGACGCGGTCGAGGGCAAGCAAAAGTCGGTGGTTTGTGCCAGTTGCCACGGTGTGAGCGGGGAATCGGTCATGCCGGACTACCCGGTCCTCGCGGGTCAGCATCAGGACTACCTTGAACACACTCTCAAGGCCTACCGCAGCGGCGAAAGAAGCAACCCGATCATGGCTGCCTTTGTGGCTACGCTTAGCGACGCAGACATTGCCGATCTGGCCGCGTACTACGCGGCGCAGGAGGGCCTGTTCACGCTGAGCCGGTAA
- a CDS encoding cytochrome c, protein MTPPVRTEIKTVTRKILIMAMAALLPLAAIADGDAKNGRALTDTCLGCHAIKNYRTLYPMYKVPKLGGQNEAYIVAALKAYRDGARPHKTMHAQAATLSDQEMADVAAYLASRFDD, encoded by the coding sequence ATGACACCGCCGGTCCGGACGGAGATAAAAACGGTGACCAGAAAAATACTGATAATGGCAATGGCGGCATTGCTGCCCTTGGCTGCGATAGCCGATGGCGATGCAAAAAACGGCCGGGCACTGACCGATACCTGCCTGGGTTGCCATGCGATTAAAAATTACCGGACCCTCTACCCGATGTACAAGGTTCCCAAGCTGGGCGGACAGAATGAAGCCTACATCGTCGCTGCGCTGAAGGCCTATCGGGATGGCGCGCGGCCACACAAGACCATGCATGCCCAGGCGGCCACACTGAGCGACCAGGAAATGGCCGACGTGGCGGCCTATCTCGCCAGCCGGTTCGATGACTGA
- a CDS encoding glutathione peroxidase: MSGFFDIKLAGIAGDENLLGGFRCRAVLVVNVASECGYTPQYKGLETLYQEMGGMGLIVLGVPCNQFGAQEPGSNKEILGFCTEKYSVSFPMAAKVEVNGSGRHPLYTWLTSEEHGCPGDIEWNFEKFLVDGEGTLKARYPSATMAGDAGLMLDLAAIL, from the coding sequence GTGAGTGGTTTTTTCGATATCAAGCTGGCGGGTATCGCCGGTGATGAAAATTTGCTGGGCGGATTTCGTTGCCGGGCGGTCCTGGTCGTCAATGTGGCCAGCGAATGTGGATATACGCCTCAATACAAAGGGCTGGAAACGCTATACCAGGAAATGGGCGGCATGGGCCTGATCGTACTCGGTGTTCCGTGCAATCAGTTCGGCGCACAGGAACCCGGCAGCAACAAGGAAATTCTGGGTTTCTGCACGGAAAAGTATTCGGTGAGTTTCCCGATGGCCGCAAAAGTCGAGGTCAATGGTTCCGGGCGGCATCCACTGTACACCTGGTTGACCAGCGAGGAGCATGGTTGCCCGGGCGACATTGAGTGGAATTTCGAAAAATTCCTGGTGGACGGCGAAGGAACGCTGAAAGCGCGATATCCATCAGCCACAATGGCCGGCGACGCCGGTCTGATGCTCGATCTGGCGGCCATTCTTTAA
- a CDS encoding DUF945 family protein — MRRLLVVFLIIVVLALVSPTLTRSVAQKQFHRSLADLEELVPGLLFEETQADSGWFKSVNTQELVFKDMLIAQDGSVEDQHSGIFVETEIFHGPLIFGMGDSDLPAISFAAAITRSRVSYVDGDEEPVELPGGIYNRISYDGSGSLSLVFESLSEEFGKKAAAGGATITWEGAHLEVDYDAGLSHLESVGLIKPLRIASADGELRIGEISFESTADYNDFGFWTGSSTTRVEELAVVGSSAEFAAAFSLQEMTMSGDSGIEQDRLTGSITLSIADLQINDIADSSVRFAMSAEVDAAIVGRLKNTLEAQNPANAGVNGEVPAVLQDAGMEVLAAGVSFEISELQINTAQGDARFALRIDIPASDLSGQAAVINALFSMSAESSLRISRSLFDYVSGKNPAMAQQMTALLQAGMLIDEGEQLTMVAIYDGGLLTVNGMPIPLPVVPQ; from the coding sequence ATGCGCCGTCTGCTTGTAGTCTTTCTGATTATCGTCGTTCTGGCTCTGGTTTCTCCGACGCTGACCCGTTCAGTTGCCCAAAAACAGTTTCACCGTTCATTGGCGGATCTCGAGGAACTGGTGCCGGGCTTGCTGTTTGAAGAGACTCAGGCCGATTCGGGTTGGTTCAAGTCGGTCAATACCCAGGAACTGGTTTTCAAGGACATGCTGATTGCCCAAGACGGTTCGGTCGAGGACCAGCACAGCGGTATATTCGTGGAAACCGAGATTTTCCATGGCCCGTTGATATTCGGGATGGGCGACTCCGATTTGCCAGCGATCAGTTTTGCCGCCGCGATCACCCGCTCCCGCGTCAGCTACGTCGATGGAGATGAAGAACCCGTCGAATTACCTGGCGGTATCTACAACCGAATTTCATATGATGGCAGCGGATCGCTGTCCCTGGTTTTCGAATCCTTGTCCGAAGAATTTGGCAAAAAAGCCGCGGCGGGCGGAGCCACCATCACCTGGGAAGGCGCGCACCTGGAAGTCGATTACGATGCGGGCTTGAGCCATTTGGAATCCGTTGGCCTCATCAAGCCTTTGCGTATCGCGTCCGCCGACGGCGAGTTGCGTATTGGTGAAATCAGTTTTGAAAGCACCGCCGATTACAATGATTTCGGCTTCTGGACCGGCAGCTCCACCACCCGTGTCGAAGAGTTAGCCGTGGTCGGCTCGTCGGCGGAGTTCGCCGCGGCCTTTTCCCTGCAGGAAATGACTATGTCCGGCGATAGCGGTATCGAGCAGGATCGCCTGACGGGAAGCATTACCCTGTCGATCGCCGACCTCCAAATAAATGATATCGCAGACAGTTCAGTCCGGTTCGCGATGTCTGCCGAGGTCGATGCTGCGATTGTCGGCCGGCTGAAGAACACCCTGGAGGCGCAGAATCCGGCCAACGCCGGGGTGAATGGGGAGGTTCCGGCGGTTTTGCAGGATGCAGGCATGGAGGTGTTGGCAGCAGGCGTGTCGTTCGAAATCTCCGAGCTGCAAATCAACACCGCCCAGGGTGATGCGCGGTTCGCGCTTCGGATCGATATCCCGGCAAGCGATTTGAGCGGCCAAGCCGCCGTAATCAATGCTTTGTTTTCCATGTCTGCCGAATCGAGCCTGCGGATCAGCCGTTCCTTGTTCGATTATGTATCCGGGAAGAATCCAGCCATGGCGCAACAAATGACGGCTTTGCTGCAGGCCGGCATGCTGATCGACGAAGGCGAGCAACTGACCATGGTGGCGATCTACGACGGCGGCCTGCTGACCGTCAACGGCATGCCGATTCCATTGCCGGTCGTACCGCAATAG
- a CDS encoding ABC transporter ATP-binding protein: MVLTAANLRVSYQRRGGSFVALEDVGFELIRGQTLAVVGESGSGKSTLAYACAGLLAPEQGSIELLGRPLARRRAKDLQWQAQHLQMVFQDPVSSLNPRQTIARSLAEPLLSVARDARPDAGEISKRLAELIAQVGLRQDIVNRYPHELSGGQCQRVAIARALANRPEVLICDEPVSALDISVRAQVINLLLELQQKLELSILFIAHDLGVVRRIASQVIVMHKGRIVERGPARQILSEPRHPYTQNLLASEARLEFE, encoded by the coding sequence GTGGTATTGACGGCCGCGAATCTGCGAGTCAGTTACCAGCGTCGCGGCGGCAGCTTTGTTGCTCTCGAAGACGTGGGGTTCGAACTGATCCGCGGCCAGACACTGGCAGTCGTCGGCGAGTCAGGCTCCGGGAAATCGACCCTGGCATATGCTTGCGCCGGCTTGCTGGCGCCCGAGCAGGGCAGCATCGAATTGCTTGGCCGGCCGCTGGCAAGGCGTCGGGCGAAAGACCTGCAATGGCAGGCGCAGCATCTGCAAATGGTTTTCCAGGACCCGGTTTCCTCGCTGAATCCCAGGCAGACCATCGCCAGATCGCTGGCCGAACCGCTGTTGTCGGTCGCCCGCGACGCGCGGCCTGATGCCGGCGAAATCAGCAAGCGGCTGGCTGAGCTGATCGCTCAGGTTGGTCTGCGACAAGACATCGTCAATCGTTATCCGCATGAGCTGTCAGGCGGGCAATGCCAGCGAGTGGCGATCGCGCGGGCGCTGGCCAACCGGCCCGAAGTACTGATTTGCGATGAACCCGTCAGTGCACTGGACATTTCGGTACGGGCACAGGTCATCAACCTGCTGCTCGAACTGCAACAAAAGCTGGAGCTGTCGATATTGTTTATCGCGCATGACCTCGGCGTCGTCCGGCGGATCGCCAGCCAGGTGATTGTCATGCACAAGGGCAGAATCGTGGAGCGCGGGCCGGCGCGGCAGATACTAAGCGAGCCTCGGCATCCGTACACCCAAAACCTGCTGGCGTCGGAGGCCAGGCTCGAATTTGAATAA
- a CDS encoding ABC transporter ATP-binding protein, protein MSLLEVSHLKVSYPTRDGVFDVVRDLSFEVDEADSLGIAGESGSGKSQTALAIMGLLAANARVSGSIRLDGQELIGESECGLDRLRGKSLAMVFQDPMSALNPYMTVGRQIGEVLELHQGMSAKEAAKRSCELLQMTGIDEPGRRSKAYPHQFSGGQRQRILIAMALACGPRLLIADEPTTALDVTVQKKILELLRSLCQETGTALILISHDLAVLSGMCRNLMIMYGGMEMERGPSRQVLLHAIHPYTAALLRTLEDLHGATGPLSVIPGEPPDLRNPPGGCPFNPRCSEVLPHCNKEIPRPKPVQRIGDTQSHWVACHLEHEQ, encoded by the coding sequence GTGAGCCTGCTCGAAGTCAGTCACCTCAAAGTCAGTTATCCCACCCGGGATGGGGTGTTCGATGTGGTACGCGATCTCAGCTTCGAGGTGGACGAAGCGGATAGCCTGGGCATCGCCGGCGAGTCGGGTTCGGGCAAGAGTCAAACCGCGCTGGCCATCATGGGTTTGCTAGCGGCTAACGCGCGGGTCAGCGGCAGTATTCGGCTGGACGGGCAAGAACTGATCGGCGAGAGCGAGTGCGGCCTGGACCGCCTGCGCGGCAAGAGTCTCGCGATGGTGTTCCAAGATCCGATGAGCGCGCTGAATCCTTATATGACGGTAGGCCGTCAAATCGGTGAAGTTCTTGAGTTACACCAGGGGATGAGCGCCAAGGAGGCCGCGAAACGTTCCTGTGAATTGCTGCAGATGACCGGCATCGATGAGCCGGGGCGGCGCAGCAAGGCGTACCCCCACCAATTTTCGGGGGGCCAGCGCCAGCGCATACTGATCGCGATGGCGCTGGCTTGCGGACCGCGCCTGCTGATTGCCGATGAGCCCACGACTGCACTGGATGTCACGGTGCAGAAGAAGATCCTGGAATTGTTGCGATCCCTGTGCCAGGAAACCGGCACTGCGCTGATCCTGATCAGCCACGATCTGGCCGTGTTGTCGGGAATGTGCCGGAACCTGATGATTATGTATGGCGGCATGGAAATGGAACGCGGCCCGAGCCGGCAGGTCTTGCTGCACGCCATCCACCCTTATACCGCAGCATTGCTGCGGACGCTGGAAGATTTGCATGGCGCCACAGGCCCGTTGTCGGTCATCCCGGGGGAGCCGCCGGACTTGCGGAATCCGCCGGGCGGCTGCCCGTTCAATCCACGCTGCAGTGAAGTCCTGCCCCATTGCAACAAGGAAATTCCGCGGCCCAAACCGGTGCAGCGTATCGGCGATACGCAATCCCATTGGGTGGCCTGTCACCTGGAGCATGAGCAGTGA
- a CDS encoding ABC transporter permease subunit, whose amino-acid sequence MNNGGANATVGGRSLWQNAGERLRRNKAAMFSLWLLLFFVVLVIAGPWLAQHDYTQTNLSLGSTAPSLAGGHWFGTDALGRDVLARTLAGGRISLLVGLVATLVSLLIGVFWGAVAGYCGGRIDALMMRFVDTLYAMPFMFFVILLMVVFGRNILLIFVAIGAINWLDMARIVRGQTISLRHREFIQAATLMGAGTLTIIARHVIPNLLGVVVVYVTLTIPQVMLVEAFLSYLGLGVQEPFTSWGALVNQGALEMETAPWLLVFPALFLAGTLFCFNFIGDGLRDALDPKSDEDGW is encoded by the coding sequence ATGAACAACGGCGGCGCAAATGCCACCGTCGGTGGCCGCAGTCTCTGGCAGAATGCCGGCGAGCGGCTGCGGCGGAACAAGGCGGCGATGTTCAGTTTGTGGTTGTTGTTGTTTTTCGTTGTCCTGGTCATCGCCGGCCCCTGGCTGGCTCAGCATGACTACACGCAGACCAACCTGTCACTGGGCTCGACCGCGCCGAGCCTGGCCGGCGGTCACTGGTTCGGCACCGACGCGCTGGGTCGCGATGTGCTGGCGCGCACGCTGGCGGGTGGACGAATCTCATTGCTGGTCGGCCTGGTGGCCACCCTGGTTTCGTTGCTGATCGGCGTCTTCTGGGGCGCCGTCGCCGGTTACTGCGGCGGGCGCATCGATGCGTTGATGATGCGTTTCGTCGACACCTTATACGCCATGCCGTTCATGTTTTTCGTGATTCTCCTGATGGTGGTTTTTGGCCGCAACATCCTGCTGATTTTTGTGGCCATCGGCGCGATCAACTGGCTGGACATGGCGCGCATCGTGCGCGGCCAGACCATCAGTTTGCGGCATCGGGAATTTATCCAGGCAGCGACGTTGATGGGCGCCGGAACGCTGACCATCATTGCCCGCCATGTTATTCCCAACCTCCTCGGTGTCGTCGTCGTCTATGTCACGCTGACCATACCGCAGGTCATGCTGGTCGAAGCGTTTCTCAGTTATCTCGGGCTTGGCGTACAGGAACCGTTCACATCCTGGGGCGCGTTGGTCAACCAGGGCGCACTGGAAATGGAAACCGCACCCTGGTTGCTGGTTTTTCCGGCGCTGTTCCTGGCGGGGACCTTGTTCTGTTTCAACTTTATTGGCGACGGTCTGCGCGATGCGCTGGATCCTAAAAGCGACGAGGACGGCTGGTGA
- the oppB gene encoding oligopeptide ABC transporter permease OppB, protein MLAFTLKRLLSAVPTLLLVVAATFFLIRIAPGGPFDSERNLPPDIRANIERSYHLDEPLLQQFGRYLKGVVSGDFGPSYHYRDRDVSELIAESFPVSFTLGMTALLLALLGGITAGVLAALRRNSFRDHALMTIAMSGISIPNFVLAPLLVLLFAVHLQWLPAGGWHGLGSVVLPAFTLALPQAAYIARLTRASLLDVLGSDFLRTARAKGLSRSQAVWRHAMKPTLLPVISYLGPATAALLTGSVVIEQIFQIPGLGRYFVTGALNRDYTLVMGVVIFYGALIIMMNLLVDLLYAWLDPRSRQKQ, encoded by the coding sequence GTGCTCGCGTTTACGCTGAAAAGGCTGCTGTCCGCTGTTCCCACATTGTTACTGGTGGTGGCGGCAACGTTTTTCCTGATTCGTATTGCGCCGGGCGGGCCGTTCGACAGCGAAAGAAACCTGCCGCCGGATATCCGGGCCAATATCGAACGCAGCTACCATCTCGATGAGCCGCTGCTGCAACAGTTTGGCCGTTATCTAAAAGGCGTCGTCAGCGGTGATTTCGGCCCCTCTTACCATTATCGCGACCGCGATGTCAGTGAGCTGATTGCGGAGAGTTTTCCGGTCTCGTTCACGCTCGGGATGACGGCGTTGTTGCTGGCGTTGCTGGGAGGGATAACGGCCGGCGTACTCGCCGCGTTGCGTCGCAACAGCTTTCGCGATCATGCGCTGATGACAATCGCCATGAGCGGAATATCCATACCCAATTTCGTGCTCGCCCCGTTATTGGTTTTGCTGTTTGCAGTACACCTGCAATGGCTGCCAGCCGGCGGCTGGCACGGCCTGGGGAGCGTCGTGCTGCCCGCGTTTACGCTGGCTCTGCCGCAGGCTGCCTACATTGCACGGCTGACCCGGGCGAGCCTGCTCGATGTCCTGGGCAGCGATTTCCTGCGTACCGCGAGAGCGAAGGGATTGTCGCGCAGCCAGGCGGTCTGGCGGCACGCGATGAAACCGACCCTGCTGCCGGTAATTTCCTACCTGGGTCCGGCGACGGCGGCCTTGCTGACCGGGTCGGTGGTCATCGAACAGATTTTCCAGATACCGGGTCTCGGCCGGTATTTCGTAACCGGCGCCCTGAACCGCGACTACACGCTGGTCATGGGCGTGGTGATTTTCTACGGCGCGCTGATCATCATGATGAACTTGCTGGTCGATCTCCTCTATGCCTGGCTGGACCCGAGGAGCCGGCAGAAACAATGA